The sequence below is a genomic window from Dictyostelium discoideum AX4 chromosome 5 chromosome, whole genome shotgun sequence.
CATTCCATTGTCGCATTTCCTTTTAAAAATGCAGTTGTATaccatttattaaaacatgCATCATgtctttcttttaattctttacaTAAAGTTGGATCCAACATTGGGtgtttcttttctttattatctttattatctttattatctttgtttgacattttatttctatatttatatatctATATATTTCTCTGTTTGAATTGAAAGTAAAcaatctgaaaaaaaaaaaaaaaaaaaattaaaaaataaaaaaaaaaaattttaaaaataaaaaaaaaaaaaaaaaaaactagaAAAACGAAAGATTAcatgtcttttttttttattttattttattttttatttattttttaattttcatatgaaattttttatttttagattttttttttctttttttttttttttttttttttccagatttataaatttgaatttggaattttaaaattatgataataaaCCCTTTCATTAATTGGTGTAAAAGGGATAGGATCAGAACCAGTGTAAATTAAAGATGGTAATGAGTTTTTAGATTGACAACGTTGTTCAATAATATTTGCCATCCAACCAGTTGTACGAGCTATAACAGAGATTGCAGAAAATAAAAGTGTTGGTATATTTGATTGATGGAATACTGTTGCATTGTAAAAGTCAACATTTGCATGTACCTTTAAAACATCAAACATTATCTCTTCAACACGTTCTGATATTGTTTGTAatgaattatcatcatcatcatcttcactattattattattattattattattattattattattattattattattattattattattattattattatttttatttatgattGATAATTGTTTTGACCATTCTTTAATTATTGGTGTTCTTTGatcaaattcatttgaaaatccAATGATTCTTTGATTAttgtttatcattttcattattttcttatCAGCATCTTCAGGTGATTTCATTGGTTGTAATAGATACATTACAGCttcactactaccaccatcaTCTAATACGCCTTTCATAGTACCAATTGATGATCCAATACAACTATAAACATCTGAACCTGTTGATGCACTTAGTCTACATGAAAATGTTGATGCTGTTTCAATACCATGCTCAGCATACAATATTAATGATACATCTAATGCTTTAACATATTCTAAAATTGGTTCTTCATCTTGTTCTGT
It includes:
- a CDS encoding citrate synthase, which gives rise to MSNESKICLVNEDSIYYRGYDIKDLTAVSSFEEVSFLLIYGELPTERELIEYRSELQHYRYIPESLKQVLERIPIYAHPIDVLKTACSFYSTISPESKQNDIYRISNRLIGSFPSILFYWYHFSSNGIRINTLTEVNDSFARHFLKLLNRGNNNNINNNNKFTTEQDEEPILEYVKALDVSLILYAEHGIETASTFSCRLSASTGSDVYSCIGSSIGTMKGVLDDGGSSEAVMYLLQPMKSPEDADKKIMKMINNNQRIIGFSNEFDQRTPIIKEWSKQLSIINKNNNNNNNNNNNNNNNNNNNNNNNNSEDDDDDNSLQTISERVEEIMFDVLKVHANVDFYNATVFHQSNIPTLLFSAISVIARTTGWMANIIEQRCQSKNSLPSLIYTGSDPIPFTPINERVYYHNFKIPNSNL